A single genomic interval of Candidatus Methylomirabilota bacterium harbors:
- the rplU gene encoding 50S ribosomal protein L21, whose product MEAVIATGGKQYRVAPGQVIKVERLAKDKGASVEFTEVLLVNDAGQVTVEPKALASAKVLGQVVAERKENKVLVVKFKRRKNYRRHRGHRQTMTAVRITKIEV is encoded by the coding sequence ATGGAAGCTGTCATCGCGACGGGTGGCAAGCAATACCGGGTCGCTCCCGGCCAGGTCATCAAGGTCGAGCGCCTCGCCAAGGACAAGGGCGCGTCGGTCGAGTTCACCGAGGTCCTGCTCGTCAACGACGCAGGGCAGGTGACCGTGGAGCCCAAGGCGCTGGCCTCCGCCAAGGTGCTGGGACAGGTGGTCGCGGAGCGCAAGGAGAACAAGGTCCTGGTCGTGAAGTTCAAGCGGCGCAAGAACTACCGGCGGCACCGCGGCCATCGACAGACGATGACCGCCGTGCGCATCACCAAGATCGAGGTCTAG
- the rpmA gene encoding 50S ribosomal protein L27, with protein sequence MAHKKGVGSSRNGRDSNPQMLGVKRFGGQFVTAGSILVRQRGTRFKPGANVGLGVDHTLFAKSDGYVRFERKGDDKYVSIAQQQSA encoded by the coding sequence ATGGCACACAAGAAGGGTGTCGGCAGCTCCCGAAACGGTCGCGACTCCAACCCCCAGATGCTGGGTGTGAAGCGCTTCGGTGGGCAGTTCGTCACCGCCGGCAGTATTCTGGTGCGCCAGCGCGGCACGCGCTTCAAGCCGGGGGCCAACGTCGGGCTGGGCGTGGATCACACGCTGTTCGCAAAGTCGGACGGCTACGTCCGATTCGAGCGGAAGGGCGACGACAAGTACGTCAGCATCGCGCAGCAGCAGTCGGCTTGA
- the obgE gene encoding GTPase ObgE yields the protein MFVDEIDVFVKGGDGGAGCVSFRREKFVPRGGPDGGDGGDGGSVILEADPSITTLLDFHYQRHYTAARGHHGEGANRHGRSGDDTILRVPLGTVVSDRDGGEPLGDLTERGQRLTVAKGARGGRGNARFATSTNRAPRRADLGRAGEERWIHLELKLLADVGVVGFPNAGKSTLVSRLSAAKPKIADYPFTTLVPTLGIVRAGEDRSFVIADLPGLIPGAASGKGLGHRFLRHVERTRLLVHLIDLDPSTGRHPLADYQAIRDELSAYSPELAAHPEIVVVNKAELSGTGDARAAVERFCAERGLPFHAISAVTGDGLPALVHDVARRLVSEPWVPAIR from the coding sequence ATGTTCGTTGATGAGATCGACGTCTTCGTCAAGGGGGGCGACGGCGGCGCCGGGTGCGTCAGCTTCCGGCGTGAGAAGTTCGTGCCCCGCGGAGGGCCGGACGGAGGAGACGGCGGGGACGGCGGCAGCGTCATCCTGGAAGCCGATCCCTCCATCACCACGCTCCTGGACTTTCACTACCAGCGCCACTACACCGCGGCGCGGGGCCATCACGGCGAAGGCGCCAACCGACACGGCCGCAGCGGCGACGACACCATCCTGCGCGTGCCGCTCGGCACGGTCGTCTCGGACCGCGACGGCGGTGAGCCGCTCGGCGACCTGACCGAGCGCGGTCAGCGCCTGACGGTCGCGAAGGGCGCGCGGGGCGGGCGAGGCAACGCACGCTTCGCCACCTCCACGAACCGGGCCCCGCGCCGCGCCGATCTGGGGCGAGCAGGGGAGGAGCGCTGGATCCACCTCGAGCTGAAGCTCCTGGCCGACGTGGGGGTGGTGGGGTTTCCGAACGCGGGCAAGTCGACGCTGGTCTCGCGTCTGTCGGCGGCCAAGCCCAAGATCGCCGACTACCCGTTCACGACCCTGGTGCCCACGCTCGGCATCGTGCGAGCCGGCGAGGATCGGAGCTTCGTCATCGCCGATCTGCCCGGCCTCATCCCCGGCGCGGCGAGCGGCAAGGGGCTCGGCCACCGCTTCCTGCGCCACGTCGAGCGCACGCGGCTGCTCGTCCATCTCATCGATCTCGATCCGAGCACCGGCCGCCATCCGCTCGCCGACTACCAGGCCATCCGCGACGAGCTCTCCGCGTACTCGCCGGAGCTGGCCGCCCATCCCGAGATCGTGGTCGTGAACAAGGCCGAGCTGTCCGGCACCGGCGACGCGCGCGCGGCGGTCGAGCGCTTCTGCGCCGAGCGCGGTCTGCCGTTTCACGCCATCTCGGCGGTGACCGGAGACGGCCTGCCCGCGCTGGTGCACGACGTGGCGCGGCGCCTGGTGAGCGAGCCATGGGTGCCCGCCATCCGCTGA
- the proB gene encoding glutamate 5-kinase: MGARHPLSRARRVVVKVGSGLVTTPGEGPSGEAIARLAADIAALVQERREVALVSSGAIATGVARLGLKARPRSIPEKQAAAAVGQSALMWEYEQAFKKHGIPVGQVLLTGQDISDRSRYLNARNTLLALLEFGVLPVINENDTVAVDEIKVGDNDNLAALVAHLIDADLVVLLTDVDGLYTGDPRRDPGVRRLETVEAVTDEIQKMVFDASAEVSVGGMSTKLQAAQKAGASGIPMVIASGREAGLLHRVLKGEPVGTYFQPRDDRLAARKRWIAFAVPPQGRLVVDAGAKKALTERGKSLLPSGLVEVDGQFHAGEVVALTETAGHEFARGLVNYDAEELRRIRGAKTADIEKALGYKGFDEVVHRDNLVIL, encoded by the coding sequence ATGGGTGCCCGCCATCCGCTGAGCCGCGCCCGCCGGGTCGTGGTGAAGGTGGGCAGCGGGCTCGTCACCACGCCCGGCGAGGGGCCGTCCGGCGAGGCGATCGCGCGGCTGGCCGCGGACATCGCCGCGCTCGTGCAGGAGCGGCGCGAGGTGGCGCTGGTGTCGTCCGGCGCCATCGCAACCGGGGTCGCTCGCCTCGGCCTCAAGGCTCGTCCCCGCTCGATTCCGGAGAAGCAGGCCGCGGCCGCGGTGGGCCAATCCGCGCTCATGTGGGAGTACGAGCAGGCGTTCAAGAAGCACGGGATCCCCGTCGGTCAGGTGCTCCTCACGGGTCAGGACATCAGCGATCGGTCGCGGTACCTCAACGCGCGCAACACGCTCCTGGCCCTGCTCGAGTTCGGCGTGCTCCCGGTCATCAACGAGAACGACACGGTGGCGGTGGACGAGATCAAGGTCGGCGACAATGACAATCTCGCCGCCCTCGTCGCTCATCTGATCGACGCCGATCTGGTGGTGCTGCTGACCGACGTGGACGGCCTCTACACGGGTGACCCGCGCCGCGATCCGGGCGTTCGACGGCTCGAGACCGTCGAGGCCGTCACCGACGAGATCCAGAAGATGGTCTTCGATGCCTCCGCGGAGGTCTCGGTGGGGGGGATGAGCACGAAGCTGCAGGCCGCCCAGAAGGCGGGAGCCTCCGGGATCCCCATGGTGATCGCGAGCGGCCGCGAGGCCGGTCTGCTGCACCGGGTGCTCAAGGGCGAGCCGGTCGGGACGTACTTCCAGCCGCGCGACGATCGCCTCGCCGCGCGCAAGCGATGGATCGCGTTCGCGGTGCCGCCGCAGGGGCGGCTCGTGGTTGACGCGGGCGCGAAGAAGGCCTTAACTGAGAGGGGCAAAAGCCTGCTTCCCTCGGGGCTCGTGGAGGTCGACGGCCAGTTCCACGCCGGGGAAGTGGTCGCGCTGACCGAGACGGCGGGCCACGAGTTCGCCCGCGGCCTCGTGAACTATGACGCCGAGGAGCTGCGTCGGATCCGGGGGGCGAAGACGGCGGACATCGAAAAGGCGCTGGGGTACAAGGGCTTCGACGAGGTCGTCCACCGGGACAACCTGGTGATCCTGTGA
- a CDS encoding glutamate-5-semialdehyde dehydrogenase, with the protein MDVAAHVEAKARAAKEAARVLALAPTRAKNEALTQMARGLEERTAAILDANRHDLERARSAGHPRAFVDRLTLTESRIEEMAAGLRHVASLPDPVGETVETWRRPSGLEIARVRVPLGVIGFIFESRPNVTADAAGLCLKSGNAVLLRGGSEALESNTLLAQILGKAVEKAGLPGEVVQAVEIADRAAVLAMLTLDRYLDLIIPRGGEEFVRLVAERSTVPVLKHDKGLCHVYLDEGADPDMAIAVTVNAKAQRVSVCNALETLLVHAAIAPTVLPGLAARLADAGVEVRADEGARALMPGARAAEPADWDAEYLDYILAVRVVASFDEAVSHIRRHGSGLAEAIVTQDVRRARRFTQEVDAAAVLVNASTRLVDGSQFGLGAEMGISTSRVHARGPVGVRELTTTKFVVWGDGHVRE; encoded by the coding sequence ATGGACGTCGCGGCGCACGTCGAGGCGAAGGCGCGGGCGGCCAAGGAGGCGGCGCGGGTGCTCGCGCTGGCTCCCACCCGGGCCAAGAACGAAGCGCTCACCCAGATGGCGCGCGGGCTCGAGGAGCGCACCGCCGCCATCCTGGATGCCAACCGGCACGATCTGGAACGGGCCCGCTCGGCCGGGCACCCGCGGGCCTTCGTCGACCGCCTCACCCTGACCGAGAGTCGGATCGAGGAGATGGCCGCCGGCCTTCGCCACGTGGCGAGCCTGCCGGATCCGGTGGGTGAGACCGTCGAGACGTGGCGCCGGCCATCGGGCCTCGAGATCGCCCGGGTGCGCGTCCCGTTGGGCGTGATCGGCTTCATCTTCGAATCCCGACCCAACGTCACCGCGGATGCCGCCGGCCTCTGCTTGAAGTCGGGCAACGCGGTGCTCCTGCGCGGGGGCAGCGAGGCGCTCGAGTCCAACACGCTGCTGGCCCAGATCCTGGGCAAGGCGGTCGAGAAGGCGGGCCTGCCCGGCGAGGTGGTGCAGGCGGTGGAGATCGCGGACCGCGCCGCGGTGCTGGCCATGCTGACGCTGGACCGCTACCTCGACCTCATCATCCCGCGGGGTGGCGAGGAGTTCGTGCGCCTGGTCGCGGAGCGCTCGACGGTGCCGGTGCTCAAGCACGACAAGGGGCTGTGTCACGTCTACCTCGACGAGGGCGCCGACCCGGACATGGCGATCGCGGTGACCGTGAATGCCAAGGCGCAGCGGGTGAGCGTGTGCAATGCGCTGGAGACCCTGCTGGTGCACGCGGCCATCGCGCCGACCGTGCTGCCCGGCCTCGCCGCGCGGCTCGCCGACGCGGGAGTGGAGGTGCGCGCCGACGAGGGCGCGCGTGCGCTCATGCCGGGCGCCCGCGCCGCGGAGCCGGCCGACTGGGACGCGGAGTACCTGGACTACATCCTGGCCGTCCGGGTGGTGGCGAGCTTCGACGAGGCGGTGTCCCACATTCGCCGGCACGGCTCCGGCCTCGCCGAGGCCATCGTGACGCAGGATGTGCGGCGGGCGCGCCGCTTCACCCAGGAGGTGGACGCGGCGGCGGTGCTGGTCAACGCCTCCACCCGGCTGGTGGATGGCAGCCAGTTCGGCCTGGGCGCCGAGATGGGCATCTCGACCTCCCGGGTGCACGCGCGGGGTCCGGTGGGCGTCCGGGAGCTGACCACGACCAAGTTCGTCGTGTGGGGCGACGGGCACGTCCGGGAGTAG
- the nadD gene encoding nicotinate-nucleotide adenylyltransferase — translation MQRVGVFGGSFNPIHFGHLLVADDVCEALALDRLLFVPAAQPPHKPPTELAPAMHRYRMTALAVQEHPRFEVSDVEVKRSGTSYTVDTLAALQERGRLHLIIGSETFLDLLSWKDPRRVASLARLVVIPRNGMAFDPEMPAALKVLRELGLPGFQRDVTEAVDGPVPLLLHAASLPISGSDLRRRARENRSLAFRMPEAVVSYIRDHQLYRPEA, via the coding sequence CTGCAGCGCGTCGGCGTCTTCGGCGGGTCATTCAACCCGATCCACTTCGGCCACCTCCTCGTGGCCGACGACGTCTGCGAGGCCCTGGCGCTCGATCGCCTGCTCTTCGTGCCGGCCGCCCAGCCTCCCCACAAGCCGCCGACCGAGCTGGCCCCCGCCATGCACCGTTACCGGATGACCGCGCTGGCGGTCCAGGAGCATCCCCGGTTCGAGGTCTCCGACGTCGAGGTGAAGCGCAGTGGCACGTCCTACACCGTGGACACCCTCGCCGCGCTGCAGGAGCGGGGGCGTCTCCATCTGATCATCGGCTCCGAGACCTTCCTCGACCTCCTGAGCTGGAAGGATCCTCGACGTGTGGCGTCGCTCGCCCGCCTGGTGGTGATCCCGCGCAACGGAATGGCGTTCGACCCGGAGATGCCGGCCGCTCTCAAGGTGCTCCGGGAGCTGGGGCTGCCCGGCTTCCAGCGGGACGTGACGGAGGCAGTAGACGGCCCGGTCCCCCTGCTCCTGCACGCCGCGTCGCTGCCGATCTCCGGCTCGGACCTGCGTCGTCGCGCTCGCGAGAACCGAAGCCTCGCCTTCCGCATGCCCGAAGCCGTGGTGTCCTACATCCGCGACCACCAGCTGTATCGCCCGGAGGCGTGA
- the rsfS gene encoding ribosome silencing factor, translating into MATLSAEAVVRVAAHAALDKKAIDVAVLDLQGLSTIADFFLVCSARSTTQAETIAEAIRGALRAEGVRPRHNEGSAESGWLLLDYGDVVVHVFLEETRGFYALERLWGDAPLVSVEGGRARD; encoded by the coding sequence TTGGCCACCCTGTCTGCCGAAGCCGTCGTCCGTGTTGCCGCTCACGCGGCCCTCGACAAGAAGGCGATCGATGTGGCGGTGCTCGACCTGCAGGGCCTGTCCACCATCGCGGACTTCTTCCTGGTGTGCAGCGCCCGCTCGACCACGCAGGCGGAGACGATCGCGGAAGCGATCCGGGGCGCGCTGCGCGCGGAGGGTGTGCGACCGCGTCACAACGAGGGCAGCGCCGAGAGCGGATGGCTCCTGCTCGACTACGGCGACGTGGTGGTGCACGTCTTCCTCGAGGAGACGCGCGGATTCTACGCGCTCGAGCGTCTCTGGGGCGACGCGCCGCTCGTTTCCGTCGAGGGAGGACGAGCGCGGGATTGA
- a CDS encoding TraR/DksA family transcriptional regulator → MKKDRLVQFRKKLEEKHRQLVEEVGKNVLYGKGPEDDSIKDLGDQASSAYNREFLFELGNGDRRRLKEVALALQKITEGGFGDCERCGEPIADKRLEALPDARYCIECQRAIEEEERTAAR, encoded by the coding sequence ATGAAGAAGGATCGCCTGGTGCAGTTTCGGAAGAAGCTGGAAGAGAAGCATCGCCAGCTCGTGGAGGAGGTCGGAAAGAACGTCCTCTACGGCAAGGGTCCCGAAGACGATTCCATCAAGGACCTGGGTGACCAGGCCTCTTCTGCCTACAATCGTGAGTTCCTCTTCGAGCTGGGCAACGGCGACCGCCGCAGGCTGAAGGAGGTGGCGCTGGCGCTGCAGAAGATCACCGAGGGCGGCTTCGGCGACTGCGAGCGGTGCGGGGAGCCCATCGCGGATAAGCGCCTGGAGGCGCTGCCGGACGCGCGGTACTGCATCGAGTGCCAGCGGGCGATCGAAGAGGAAGAGCGTACCGCGGCCCGCT